From a single Capsicum annuum cultivar UCD-10X-F1 chromosome 12, UCD10Xv1.1, whole genome shotgun sequence genomic region:
- the LOC124889743 gene encoding uncharacterized protein LOC124889743 has product MIEKSWIRNPIKSKEFSDGVVQFLDFAFSKVSVDGKISCPCTTCGFSIMLNRTEVFSHLLQKGFPEKYSCWFMDGEKRVVSNVASTSRLQFEPVRKYPMQDMLNDDFGVFDDNNFQDSGPLNLLDNDHPWGAKGQSQEERDKIKEELEDGNQQLYNGCEKYSKLSFIVHIYHIKVLCGATDKTFLMILDLLKDAFPHAKLPSSFYESKKMIKRYISDDHNVGTNAEIDDQQKRKLKPAKVLRYFPLIPRLRRLYMCSKTSELLKWHATKANIDGLLRHPRDNKAWKYFDSFYPNFASETRNVRFALATDGFNPFGNLSSTVSIWPMMLYIYNYPPWCFMKQTSLIMSMVIPSPKMLGNNVDVYLQPLVTDLNQLWKGLSAYDSSTKEIFRLRATLMWTISNFTGLDNLSRWKTHTLFACPSCNFNTDSTRISLVHLVIHIGEEAILAGPVQGHWMYPIERVLGHLKSYVQNNSTTEGYIAEGYILEECLTFCSRYLEDCEIETRFNRPRRNNDDSEIAATSESGILSKLFPAIGKPVGTIKNLPIPSVEIIQAHRYVLTNCEIVDAF; this is encoded by the exons ATGATTGAAAAGAGTTGGATTCGAAATCCAATTAAATCAAAAGAATTCTCAGATGGTGTAGTCCAATTTTTAGACTTTGCCTTTTCAAAAGTGTCTGTAGATGGAAAAATTTCATGCCCTTGTACAACATGTGGATTTTCTATTATGCTTAATAGAACTGAAGTGTTTAGTCATCTTCTTCAAAAGGGATTTCCAGAAAAGTACTCGTGTTGGTTTATGGATGGCGAAAAGCGTGTAGTTTCTAATGTAGCATCAACATCCAGATTACAATTTGAGCCGGTTAGAAAATATCCGATGCAAGATATGTTGAAtgatgattttggtgtgtttgaTGATAATAATTTTCAAGATTCTGGTCCATTAAATTTATTAGATAATGATCATCCTTGGGGTGCTAAAGGTCAAAGTCAAGAAGAGAGAGATAAAATTAAGGAGGAGTTGGAGGATGGTAATCAACAACTTTATAATGGTTGTGAAAAATATAGTAAATTGTCATTCATTGTTCATATTTATCATATTAAGGTCTTATGTGGTGCAACCGATAAAACATTCTTAATGATTCTTGACCTGTTAAAGGATGCTTTTCCCCATGCAAAACTACCATCATCATTTTATGAGtcaaaaaaaatgatcaaaag GTATATATCAGATGACCATAATGTTGGTACAAACGCTGAAATTGATGACCAACAGAAGAGGAAGCTAAAGCCAGCGAAAGTGTTGCGGTACTTCCCACTTATACCTAGATTGAGAAGGTTATACATGTGCTCCAAAACTTCAGAACTATTAAAATGGCATGCTACAAAGGCTAATATAGATGGTTTATTACGGCATCCCAGAGATAACAAAGCATggaaatattttgattcattCTATCCCAATTTTGCTTCAGAAACTCGTAATGTGCGATTTGCTTTAGCTACGGATGGTTTCAATCCATTTGGGAATCTAAGCTCTACTGTTAGCATTTGGCCTATGATGTTGTACATTTATAACTATCCTCCATGGTGTTTTATGAAGCAAACTTCTCTTATCATGTCGATGGTGATTCCTAGTCCTAAAATGCTTGGTAACAACGTTGATGTTTACTTACAACCTTTAGTTACTGATTTGAATCAATTGTGGAAAGGTTTGAGTGCTTATGATTCCTCAACTAAGGAAATATTTCGATTGCGTGCTACGTTAATGTGGACCATAAGCAATTTTACAGGTCTTGACAACTTGTCTAGATGGAAAACACATACATTATTTGCTTGTCCATCATGTAACTTTAACACAGATTCTACGAGAATTAGTTtg GTTCATCTAGTTATTCACATTGGAGAGGAAGCAATTCTTGCTGGTCCTGTACAAGGTCATTGGATGTACCCAATTGAAAG gGTACTCGGTCATTTGAAATCGTATGTTCAAAACAATTCCACAACAGAAGGTTATATAGCTGAAGGGTACATTCTGGAAGAGTGCCTTACTTTTTGTTCTAGATATTTAGAGGATTGTGAAATTGAAACAAGGTTTAATCGACCAAGACGTAATAATGATGATAGTGAGATTGCTGCTACAAGTGAATCTGGTATCTTGTCAAAGTTGTTTCCTGCAATAGGCAAGCCTGTTGGGACCATTAAGAATCTACCCATACCTTCAGTGGAAATCATACAAGCTCACCGATATGTGCTAACTAATTGTGAAATAGTTGATGCATTTTGA